A single Sporosarcina sp. FSL W8-0480 DNA region contains:
- a CDS encoding iron-sulfur cluster assembly accessory protein, with amino-acid sequence MTQYVEITEAAAYRVKEMMKHNGEEGSFLRVAVNGGGCSGLTYGLGFEEVKSEDDYLLSQHGIEIIVAKDDAGILEGTKVDYKESLMGGGFTINNPNAIASCGCGTSFRTAKKVGTPQTCD; translated from the coding sequence ATGACACAATACGTTGAAATTACTGAAGCTGCGGCGTATCGCGTTAAGGAAATGATGAAGCATAATGGTGAAGAGGGATCATTCCTACGTGTCGCCGTAAACGGTGGTGGATGCAGTGGATTGACATATGGGTTAGGATTTGAGGAAGTTAAATCAGAAGATGACTACTTATTATCCCAACATGGAATTGAAATCATTGTAGCTAAAGACGATGCAGGAATTTTAGAGGGAACAAAAGTTGACTATAAAGAATCTCTAATGGGCGGCGGTTTTACGATTAATAATCCGAATGCCATCGCTTCATGCGGTTGTGGGACGTCATTCAGAACTGCTAAAAAAGTTGGAACACCACAAACATGTGATTGA